One window from the genome of Oncorhynchus kisutch isolate 150728-3 linkage group LG21, Okis_V2, whole genome shotgun sequence encodes:
- the LOC109908374 gene encoding calmodulin translates to MADQLTEEQIAEFKEAFSLFDKDGDGTITTKELGTVMRSLGQNPTEAELQDMINEVDADGNGTIDFPEFLTMMARKMKDTDSEEEIREAFRVFDKDGNGYISAAELRHVMTNLGEKLTDEEVDEMIREADIDGDGQVNYEEFVQMMTAK, encoded by the exons ATG GCCGatcagctaacagaggaacagatTGCAG AGTTCAAAGAGGCGTTCTCCTTATTCGACAAGGATGGTGACGGCACCATCACGACCAAAGAGCTGGGCACCGTGATGAGGTCGCTGGGACAGAACCCCACAGAGGCGGAGCTGCAGGACATGATCAATGAGGTCGACGCTGACG GCAACGGCACCATTGACTTTCCAGAGTTCCTGACCATGATGGCCAGAAAAATGAAGGACACGGACAGTGAGGAGGAGATCCGTGAAGCCTTTAGGGTATTCGACAAG GACGGAAACGGCTACATCAGTGCTGCAGAGCTCCGCCACGTCATGACAAACCTGGGGGAGAAGTTAACAGACGAGGAGGTAGACGAGATGATCAGAGAAGCAGACATTGATGGAGACGGACAGGTCAACTATGAAG agTTTGTACAGATGATGACTGCAAAGTGA